In the genome of Raphanus sativus cultivar WK10039 chromosome 4, ASM80110v3, whole genome shotgun sequence, one region contains:
- the LOC108830637 gene encoding G-type lectin S-receptor-like serine/threonine-protein kinase RLK1: MGFISCSIIHLFLVLLLQTLLASSQNIINGSIPVGESLTASESQQFYSSWRSPSGDFAFGFRKIQPNDGFTLSIWFDKIPDKTIVWHAQAVNTTTGLVPAGSNVTLTADRGLVLTDPRGQQLWSSSPLPPSNGSVSQGRINDAGNIGLLSESTEESGEFVWSSFAYPTDTLLPTQGIELGRNLSSRLTETSFRKGRFRLRLANDGDLQLLSLNPETLLESDIYFSYYASNTKNQNPGTRLVFNESGYMYVLQKNNSRFYLKQDVPVSSRDFYHRAVLHFDGVFAQYYHPKVGDGGWRWAWSQPDNICEKRFGPDNVANDVGNLACGFNNICSLGDNQRPRCECPERFVLSDPSDSYGDCKPDFEMQTCGPKSNQTGVNDYEFVTLEKTNWPSGDYKKYSNYDEERCKASCLNDCFCAAVVFSTVCLKKKFPLSYGHRSPTGGGDTFIKVRKLTAGVPNTGRRGKTRDWLIITCSVLLGTSALVNFVLLYLYRNKKKTAKKPNQRRYSGAATATDLNLRVFTHRELVVATGDFVEELGRGAFGIVYKGVLKVSGDSEVSVAVKKLDRVAQESEKEFKNEVKVIGQIHHKNLVKLIGFCDEGQSRLIVYEFLPHGTLAGFLFRRPRPSLEDRRRIAVEIARGILYLHEECSEQIIHCDIKPQNILLDEYYNPRISDFGLAKLLMMNQTHTLTNIRGTKGYVATEWFRNSPITSKVDVYSYGVMLLEIVCCKKAVDLEDNVILIDWAYDCFRQRRLEDLIKDDLEAISNMDVVERYVKIAIWCIQEEPGKRPNIRSVTQMLEGVAQVNDPPNPCPYSTFISDD, translated from the exons ATGGGATTCATCTCTTGTTCGATAATACATCTTTTTCTTGTTCTCCTATTACAAACACTTCTTGCTTCTTCTCAAAACATTATAAACGGATCTATTCCTGTCGGAGAATCTCTCACAGCTTCAGAGTCACAACAATTCTATAGCTCATGGCGTTCCCCTTCCGGTGACTTTGCTTTCGGGTTCCGCAAGATCCAACCTAACGATGGTTTCACTCTCTCCATATGGTTCGACAAGATTCCGGACAAAACCATCGTGTGGCATGCACAAGCGGTGAATACAACAACCGGCCTTGTCCCTGCTGGTTCGAACGTTACACTAACCGCAGATCGTGGTCTGGTTCTCACTGACCCTCGAGGTCAACAGCTCTGGAGTAGTTCTCCACTCCCTCCAAGTAATGGCTCTGTTTCTCAAGGGCGCATAAATGACGCTGGAAACATCGGTCTGTTAAGCGAAAGCACTGAAGAGTCCGGCGAGTTTGTGTGGTCTAGCTTCGCATATCCCACTGACACTCTGTTACCTACTCAG GGCATAGAGCTTGGAAGGAATCTCTCATCTCGCCTAACGGAGACAAGCTTCAGAAAAGGAAGATTCAGGCTACGTCTAGCTAATGATGGAGATCTACAGCTTCTCAGTCTCAACCCCGAGACGCTTTTAGAATCAGATATCTACTTTTCGTACTACGCAAGTAATACAAAGAACCAAAACCCCGGGACTCGGTTAGTTTTCAACGAGTCAGGCTACATGTATGTTCTTCAAAAGAACAATTCAAGATTCTATCTCAAACAAGACGTTCCCGTATCTTCTAGGGACTTCTACCACCGTGCTGTTCTACATTTTGACGGTGTTTTTGCTCAATACTATCATCCCAAGGTGGGAGATGGTGGGTGGCGATGGGCTTGGTCTCAGCCTGATAATATATGCGAAAAACGTTTTGGACCGGATAATGTTGCTAATGACGTTGGGAACTTAGCTTGTGGGTTTAATAATATTTGCAGTTTAGGAGATAACCAAAGGCCAAGATGTGAATGTCCTGAGAGGTTTGTGTTGAGTGATCCTAGTGATAGCTATGGTGATTGCAAGCCAGATTTCGAGATGCAGACTTGTGGACCGAAGAGTAATCAAACTGGTGTAAATGATTACGAGTTTGTTACTTTGGAGAAGACTAATTGGCCGTCTGGTGATTACAAGAAGTACTCAAACTATGATGAAGAAAGATGTAAAGCTTCTTGTCTTAACGACTGTTTCTGTGCCGCGGTTGTTTTTAGTACCGTCTGTTTGAAGAAGAAGTTTCCCTTGTCTTATGGTCACAGATCTCCAACAGGTGGAGGCGATACTTTCATCAAGGTTCGAAAACTCACTGCGGGTGTTCCAAATActggaagaagaggaaaaacACGTGACTGGTTGATCATCACTTGTTCTGTTTTACTTGGAACTTCAGCTTTGGTGAACTTCGTATTACTTTATCTGTacagaaacaagaagaagacggCGAAGAAACCGAACCAGAGAAGATACAGTGGTGCTGCTACAGCTACTGACTTGAATCTGAGAGTCTTTACGCACAGAGAGCTCGTGGTGGCTACAGGAGATTTCGTGGAAGAGCTTGGAAGAGGAGCGTTCGGGATCGTTTACAAAGGAGTTTTAAAAGTTTCAGGTGATTCTGAAGTTAGCGTAGCTGTCAAGAAACTAGACCGTGTTGCTCAAGAAAGCGAGAAAGAGTTCAAGAATGAGGTCAAAGTGATTGGTCAGATCCACCACAAGAACCTAGTGAAGCTAATTGGCTTCTGCGACGAAGGGCAGAGCCGGTTGATCGTCTACGAGTTCTTACCTCATGGGACGTTAGCCGGTTTTCTCTTCAGGCGTCCAAGACCTAGCTTGGAAGACAGAAGGAGAATCGCGGTGGAGATTGCACGTGGGATCTTGTATCTACACGAGGAGTGCAGCGAGCAGATCATACACTGCGATATAAAGCCGCAGAACATTCTTCTAGACGAGTATTACAATCCTCGGATCTCGGATTTTGGTTTAGCCAAGCTTCTGATGATGAACCAGACGCATACGCTCACGAACATACGCGGAACAAAAGGTTATGTGGCGACAGAGTGGTTCAGGAACAGTCCCATTACATCCAAAGTTGATGTCTATAGCTACGGAGTCATGCTTTTGGAAATCGTGTGCTGCAAGAAAGCTGTTGACCTAGAGGATAATGTGATTCTTATCGATTGGGCGTACGATTGTTTCCGACAAAGGAGGTTGGAAGATCTGATCAAAGACGATTTAGAGGCGATAAGCAATATGGATGTGGTGGAGAGATATGTGAAGATAGCGATATGGTGTATACAAGAAGAACCAGGGAAGAGACCTAACATAAGAAGTGTAACACAGATGCTTGAAGGTGTGGCTCAAGTTAATGATCCCCCAAACCCTTGTCCCTATAGTACTTTCATCTCTGATGACTGA